The Pseudomonas sp. B21-023 genomic interval GAACAGCTTCTCTGGTACCGGATGCAAGGCATTGGGGTTATGGAATAGGCTCATACCCTCCGCCCAGGTTTCCCCGCAGGTCTCATCGACCTGGTATGCAAACATCTTTGGCATCGAAGCGTCGGGGTCGTGATCATGGTATGTACCCATACGGAACATCATGACATCGCTGTCTCCGAATCCAGCTTGCTTACCCATCCGGTTGAACTTGGACACGGTGCCACTTGCCGAGAACATGACCGCACTGATGTTCTCCACGCCGGGCTGGAAGAAGAAGCCTGACGGAATCTCTTTAGCACCCACGATGTGTTTTTCTATTTTCTGTGAGGTGATGACCAGCTTCCCGGCCTCATCGTAGTGGTGCTCGTGGTGTACCCCGTAGAGGTAGTTGATCAACGCTGTTGACGTCCAGAGCATCGACTGGTTCTCGTGGAAGTCAGCAATGGCGATGACCAATGGGTTGCCTGCGACATGCTCAAGCTCCCAATATTTCTTCTGCAGCTTTGAGAATAGAGGGCTGCCAAACTTGATGGGCATTTCATCCCGGGTCTTCTCTTTGATTTGCTCTGGGGTCATCTCCATGAGCTTGTCGAAGTCTGCGTCCGTCAGCTGGCCCTTGCGCCCCACGATGGTGGCCTCAATTGCCACAGTGTGCCCGTATTTTTGAACGATAAAATCGGGGGCATGGTGATCGCGCTCGAAGACGAGGCCTTCCTCCACCAGGTAGGCGTTCAGGTAAAGCTCCCAGACCCTGGCATCGAAGCCCGTCGTCTGGAATTGCTCGATGAAGTTGCCATCGATGTCGACGTAATGGGGCATCATCTCTTGGATAATGTCCCTCGCTGCTGCATGGGACGGTTGCGTCGAAAGAATCCGAAAATAGGGGTGAAGCCTTTCCTCTGCTCTGACGGGAGTGAAGATATCCATCGCCTCACCTGTTTCATCGTTTTGTTCAAAAACGGTCTTGCCGCTGGATGTCATCGCCGACATGGCATCCACAAGCCAGGCATGAGCTTCCTGAGGGGTTTGCATGGACACTTTCTGGTCAAAGCAGCGATAGCGTCCTACGGTGTCCCGACCAAGCAACAGGGCCGTGAAATCCTTATCGACGATGTCGATCAGCAGGACACCCAGAACCGTTTCCTCTTCATTGGCGAACCATCCAATCTCACGGGTGAAGAGTTCTGCCCTTGGACTACGTGACTGCCCGACCAGGGCAGAGAAACGCTTCAAATCCATTTTTTTGATTTCCACACTCTTCATTTTTTTCTCCGCGCTGGGTGATAAGACGTTAGCCGTAATGAGTCATTGCAGAATCGAGGCAAAGCAGGAAATGTTGGTCAAGAAAGCGGACGAGCTGATCAGCTTTGTGCAGAGACTTGATCTGAGGCTTGCATGGCTTCCAAGAGCGCCTCGAGCGCATCGAGCAAGCGCTGATCCTCCCGAGCATCACCAGTGCTAGGCCGATGCGTTTGGCAATGTCTCATCAAGGCATCAAAATCGTTGCGGTTCAGATCAAATTCAATAAACATCAAAATCCTCCAGGTTTTGGCTTGAGCGAAAGCCAGTTTAAATGACGACCCACCTCGACGAGCTCTCGCGGTAGGGCTTGCATGCATGGGCTTGGGAAAAGCGTATTGAATATCAGTGTAGAAACGGCGGTGTGGACACGAGCAACTGAGCGCTATGGCACTGACTTGGGACGGATACTCGACTCAGCGATCACAACCTACCGAAGACCACCAGGGCTAGAGTCGCCGTCGCGCCTTTACGCCCAAGATATCGGTGAGGAAGGTATTGATGCATTGCGCCATGCGTTGCTTCGCAATCGAGCAAGGCAGTTCCATGTCCTCGATCCCGGCATCGAAATGCGTCACTCCCTGCGCCTGCATCTGGTTCACTGCTTGCGCCAACACCTCGTCAAAGGTGGAGACGCGCCTGGCTGTATGCGCGACGAGCATTTGGCCGCCGACTTGGGGCTGTAGCTTGGTGCTGTTTTCAGTTTTTGAAGGATGCTAAGCGAGAGCGGTACCGTCTTGATTGCTGACTCAGGTGCTTTCGGGAGGTGACCCTTCTGGATTTAGCTCAGCAAGCCGATGAGGTAGAATTGACGCTATCTGGCAATTGGCCAGCCAGTACCCATCCATGGAGGGAATCAATGTCCGACCAAACCCGTCATCAGTCGTTGTTTGAGGAGGACTATCTTCTCCGGGAATTGGGCCCCGTGGCGCACGTGCCACAGGTGGCTCTTACCGAGCTTGTGGCCAATGCCTGGGATGCCGGCGCGAGCAAGGTGGACTTGATATTACCCACTGAGCCTGGCGGCAGACTGACAGTCGTTGATGACGGTCACGGTATGACGGCTCCGCAGTTCAGCAAACGCTGGATGACGCTTCGGTACAACCGCCTCAAGCATCAGAGCTTCAGGGTTGAATTTCCCAAAGGCACGAACGGCAAATCCAGAAAGGCCTATGGCCGCAACGGTGTGGGTCGGCATGGACTTCTTTGTTTTGGTGATGAGTACCAGGTAGAAACCTGGCGCGACGGTAAGCTCAGCACCTTCATCGTGGGTACCGAGTCCGGCCCCAGTCCTTTTGTGGTGCGCTCCGAGGCGTTTGGTGAGCGAGACGGTTCGGGGACGCGATTGTCCGTTTCGGTTGCCCGCAAGATGCCGGATGTGAAAGAGATCATCACGGTTCTCGCCGCACGCTTCATTCATGACCCAAGCTTCCAGATTCGAGTCAATGGCACACCTCTGACCCTCGCCAAGCTTGAGCAGCATGCTCGCACACACACATTGAAACTGAGTGATGGCCGCGCAGCAAAAGTTATTGTCATCGACTCCACACAGCAGAACCATTCATCCATTCACCAAGGCGTGGCGTTCTGGGTTCAGCATCGACTCGTCGGTAACCCCTCGTGGGTGATCGGCCAGGTCGCGAACTTTGATGGCCGCACGCGGTTCGCCAAACGCTATAAGGTCATCGTAGACACCCAGGGCTTTGAAGGGCACTTGATCCAGGACTGGACAGGCTTTCAGTCGACACCTGCTGTCGAGGAACTGTTTAAGGCCGCTGCCGAGTGCATCAGCCAGGTGGCGGATGAGTTGGCAGCCGAGGTTGTGGAAGCCACATCAGAAGATGCTTTGGTGCAGAACCGTTCAGAGCTGAAATCGTTGGGCCATGGGGCTCAGCTCGAAGTCACAGCGTTCACGAAAGCTGTGGCTCAAGCGCACCCCATGGTCTCTCCGGAGTTTCTCGCTACGGCGGTCAAGGCAGTGATCAATCTGGAGAAATCCAAGAGCGGGGCATCCTTGCTTCAAAAGCTGGCCATCCTCCCTGCGACGGACATTGAGGGTTTGGACTCTCTGTTGGCGGACTGGTCAGTCAAGGATGCGTTACGCGTGCTCGATGAGATTGATGGGCGGCTCTGCGTGATTGAAGCCATAACGAGATTGGCAGAGGATCCCGAAACGGATGAGCTCCACACCCTGCATCCGCTTATCCTGCGATCCCGGTGGCTGTTCGGGCCAGAGTTTGAGTCCATGGAATACTGCTCGAACATGACGCTGAAAAGCGTTGCCAAAGAGCTCTGGGCGGATGGCGACGCCTCGTTCATCAATGAACGGAAACGGCCCGACATTGTGGTGCTGCCCGACCGATCTACGGCGCAGCTGGTGGGTATTGAGCAGTTCGACCCTCAGGACGCATCAGTCGCCCAGATGCAAAACATCCTATTGATCGAGCTCAAGAAAGGCGGCTTCAAACTCAATCGAAAGGAGGTCAACCAGGCCGACGGGTATGTTCAGGACATCGCCGCATCGGGCTACGTCAACGGCTCCCCATTCATTACAGCTTGGGTAGTTGGCCAGTCGATCGCCGCCGGAGTGAGTACATCCAAGATTGTGGGTGATGAATCTCGGAGCTATGGCCAGGTACGAGCCACCACTTATGGCACCCTGGTGAGCACGGCCAACCTTCGCCTGATGCGCCTGCGGAAAACACTGGAAGACAGGTACGACAATCTCACTACAGACACACTACTGGCCAAGGTGTTGTCGACACAGGAGCAGGGTAACCTCGACCTGGGTGCATCCGACCCCGCTGAAGCAACGGATGACGCAATCAAGGAAGCGGTGTGATCATCAATAGGGATCTTTCGCTGGGCGGTGAACTGGGGCGCGAAGGGGGAGTTGAGCCGCTGTGAAGCCATGGAGTGTGGGTTTATTCAGTAAGGAGTTTCTAGGCCACAAGCTGCGACGGGAAACTTGTTCGCGAATCGCGATACCGGCGCCAGCAAGATCTCAGATGTTACTTTCAGAAA includes:
- a CDS encoding ATP-binding protein, with the translated sequence MSDQTRHQSLFEEDYLLRELGPVAHVPQVALTELVANAWDAGASKVDLILPTEPGGRLTVVDDGHGMTAPQFSKRWMTLRYNRLKHQSFRVEFPKGTNGKSRKAYGRNGVGRHGLLCFGDEYQVETWRDGKLSTFIVGTESGPSPFVVRSEAFGERDGSGTRLSVSVARKMPDVKEIITVLAARFIHDPSFQIRVNGTPLTLAKLEQHARTHTLKLSDGRAAKVIVIDSTQQNHSSIHQGVAFWVQHRLVGNPSWVIGQVANFDGRTRFAKRYKVIVDTQGFEGHLIQDWTGFQSTPAVEELFKAAAECISQVADELAAEVVEATSEDALVQNRSELKSLGHGAQLEVTAFTKAVAQAHPMVSPEFLATAVKAVINLEKSKSGASLLQKLAILPATDIEGLDSLLADWSVKDALRVLDEIDGRLCVIEAITRLAEDPETDELHTLHPLILRSRWLFGPEFESMEYCSNMTLKSVAKELWADGDASFINERKRPDIVVLPDRSTAQLVGIEQFDPQDASVAQMQNILLIELKKGGFKLNRKEVNQADGYVQDIAASGYVNGSPFITAWVVGQSIAAGVSTSKIVGDESRSYGQVRATTYGTLVSTANLRLMRLRKTLEDRYDNLTTDTLLAKVLSTQEQGNLDLGASDPAEATDDAIKEAV